The genomic region GACCTTGATGAGGCATTCGGTAGTCCTGGTAAGATCGGGAGGTGTCTGGCAACATCCCTGATGATGCAGGATGCCCTGTGTACCGACGGTTTCGGCAACGATGGCTTCGACTACCTCATTTACACAGACTACTGCCGGCAGGACTGCAACATAGTTGCGACTGCCGACCTTACCGTCTTTTCTTTCATAACCGAAATAGGTATATTGCTTTTTCATCTGTGCTGCTCCTCAGTGCTTATTCATTTCTTTGATGATCTGTGCCTGTTTGTCTTTGTTCCAGTCGCCACGGCCACGGATACTTTCTATGTTCTGTATATGCACATGACGGCCTTTCGCAATCGGTTTGCTGGCAATACCGATTTCTTCACCATATTTGGTAATTTGTTGTCCTACGGTGATATCTACCAATGCTATTTTGTGTCCATATGGTATATCATCCAGGACATGTACGATGCTTGAGTCACCTTTCTTGTCAAAGACTTCGACATCTTCCGGTGCGTGTACATCGCTGAACACTGTTGCGACATTGTCTTTCTCATTGATCTTGATTGCTTTGACCATGTTTTACCTCTTTATGATTACCGCAACGCCATCAGGAATTACGGTTACTTTTGCTGTCGGACCCTTGAGCCTGTATGCAGTCTCAAGTGCTTTATCGATATTATCGGCATAAAGGAAGCCCATCTTTTCTACCAGTTGCTGTGGCAGTGAGGACACCAGGATAATTTTGTATTTCAGTAAAGCTGCACAGAAACGCTGTACGCACCATTGTTCAGGAATCGTATCTTCAGGTGCTGTCTTCATGATGCGGTCCAGTCTTTCTTGCGGAGTGTCTTCCTGCATCATTTGTTCGAAATGTTTTCCGCCAAGACCTTCCTTGCAGGCCGCAACGAGAATGACGATACCATTTTTCCTTTACGCATTCCAGTGCACTTGCAAGACCTTTAGGACACTGGTACAGGTTCTGGTCAAGAGGAAATCCTCCGTTGGTAGTCACGACGATATCAGCTTTCAGTGCAGCTACGCCGTTGTCTTCCAAGAGCTTTCGGCATCCCTGTGCATGTGCTGCTTCCACATCTCCTGCATATGCAGTTTCAATTTGCTTGTGTGTGTCCAGCAATACATTGAGGATGAAGGCCAGATGGGCCATCCTTGCTGCACAGGCCATATCCTCGTGTATAGGATTCCCTGCAAGAATACCTGTCGTTGATTTCGGATCGGCTATCTGTCTGGCACTGTGGTTGATGTTTACACAGGCGGCAGAGGCAATACCGGGCAGGATACTTTTTCTTCCACCGGAGAATCCGGCAAAGAAATGAGGTTCAATGAAGCCCTCGGCAATAAGCAAGTCGGCTTCAACTGCCAGCTTGTTGATCTCACATTTTGAGCCTGAAGGCAATGTGCCCAAGTATACACAGCTATCTTTTTCAAAGGCCTGATGGTTGATGATTTTTTCGTGTTCGGCAATTTGCTTCCCAAATCGTTCGACCTGTTCTTCCTTTGACATACCCCGATGCAGACCTGTTGCAATGAGGATGGTAATATCGGCGTCTGGGTTGCCTTTCCTGAGTTGTTCAAGAATTATCGGCATTGTTGTGCTGCTTGGAACAGCCCTTGTGTGATCACTGGTAACCACGACTATTTTCTGTTTTCCCTTTGCAAGTTCCGGTAAGGTTTTTGTTCCGATGGGGTTATCCAGAGCTCGTCTGACAATCTCTTCAGGGCTTTCCTGCTGTTTCTTGTTTTTGTCAGGGACGGTAAGTACTCCCTCAAACCGATCATTTTCAATTTGCATTGGCATGACCTGCCTGTCATAGGGGAGTGAAAATGAATGCATGTATTTCTCCTGTTGCATAAATTATTATGCATGCATTATACATCTGATTTTCCTTGTGTCAAGAGAATTGTCTATGTAACATGTCCTTTGTTTTTTTCTATTTGATCCTTCTGACAGAATTTCCTTTTTCAGGTTGTTAGAAAATATTTACTATTGTCTTAGCAGGGTAAATTAGCTATTATATCTTCATAATGGAAAGGAAAACGAAGCGACCGATCTTGTCCATAAAGGACCAGGTTTACCAAGTATTGAGGCAAGACATCATGAATGGTGCCTATCAGCCAGGAGAAAGAATAAAT from Spirochaetia bacterium harbors:
- the larA gene encoding nickel-dependent lactate racemase, yielding MHSFSLPYDRQVMPMQIENDRFEGVLTVPDKNKKQQESPEEIVRRALDNPIGTKTLPELAKGKQKIVVVTSDHTRAVPSSTTMPIILEQLRKGNPDADITILIATGLHRGMSKEEQVERFGKQIAEHEKIINHQAFEKDSCVYLGTLPSGSKCEINKLAVEADLLIAEGFIEPHFFAGFSGGRKSILPGIASAACVNINHSARQIADPKSTTGILAGNPIHEDMACAARMAHLAFILNVLLDTHKQIETAYAGDVEAAHAQGCRKLLEDNGVAALKADIVVTTNGGFPLDQNLYQCPKGLASALECVKEKWYRHSRCGLQGRSWRKTFRTNDAGRHSARKTGPHHEDST
- a CDS encoding UxaA family hydrolase; the encoded protein is MVKAIKINEKDNVATVFSDVHAPEDVEVFDKKGDSSIVHVLDDIPYGHKIALVDITVGQQITKYGEEIGIASKPIAKGRHVHIQNIESIRGRGDWNKDKQAQIIKEMNKH